From the Microplitis mediator isolate UGA2020A chromosome 6, iyMicMedi2.1, whole genome shotgun sequence genome, one window contains:
- the LOC130670372 gene encoding diphosphoinositol polyphosphate phosphohydrolase 1 isoform X2, which yields MVKEKPNSTRIYDSEGYRRRAACICVKSDLEDEVLLVTSSRRPDSWIVPGGGVEPDEDPAVTALREVREEAGVLGHLGRCLGVFENIEHKHRTQVWVMRVTEELPEWEDSRNIGRKRKWFTISDALIQLAQHKPVQRSYIHSLRNTNPRRGASTNPTPLHPHSLPTPIQLVTNSTSDPHLSKHS from the exons atggtTAAAGAAAAGCCCAATTCTACTCGTATTTATGATTCTGAGGGCTACAGACGTAGAGCAGCGTGCATTTGCGTCAAGAGCGACCTCGAGGATGAG gtgCTGCTGGTGACATCAAGCAGAAGACCCGATAGTTGGATAGTACCTGGAGGTGGTGTCGAGCCTGATGAAGATCCAGCTGTGACTGCTCTCCGCGAAGTGCGAGAAGAAGCTGGTGTCCTCGGACATCTAGGACGATGTCTTGGTGTCTTTGAG aacattGAACATAAACACCGTACCCAAGTCTGGGTGATGCGAGTCACTGAAGAATTACCAGAATGGGAAGATTCACGTAACATTGGACGGAAAAGAAAATGGTTTACAATATCTGACGCATTGATACAATTGGCACAACACAAACCCGTCCAACGGTCATATATTCACAGTCTACGTAATACAAATCCACGACGTGGTGCATCAACAAACCCAACACCGCTTCATCCTCATTCTCTGCCTACTCCGATTCAGCTTGTAACCAATTCAACTTCTGATCCTCATCTCAGTAAACATAgctaa
- the LOC130670372 gene encoding diphosphoinositol polyphosphate phosphohydrolase 1 isoform X1 — protein sequence MVKEKPNSTRIYDSEGYRRRAACICVKSDLEDEVLLVTSSRRPDSWIVPGGGVEPDEDPAVTALREVREEAGVLGHLGRCLGVFEVHKNIEHKHRTQVWVMRVTEELPEWEDSRNIGRKRKWFTISDALIQLAQHKPVQRSYIHSLRNTNPRRGASTNPTPLHPHSLPTPIQLVTNSTSDPHLSKHS from the exons atggtTAAAGAAAAGCCCAATTCTACTCGTATTTATGATTCTGAGGGCTACAGACGTAGAGCAGCGTGCATTTGCGTCAAGAGCGACCTCGAGGATGAG gtgCTGCTGGTGACATCAAGCAGAAGACCCGATAGTTGGATAGTACCTGGAGGTGGTGTCGAGCCTGATGAAGATCCAGCTGTGACTGCTCTCCGCGAAGTGCGAGAAGAAGCTGGTGTCCTCGGACATCTAGGACGATGTCTTGGTGTCTTTGAGGTTCATAAA aacattGAACATAAACACCGTACCCAAGTCTGGGTGATGCGAGTCACTGAAGAATTACCAGAATGGGAAGATTCACGTAACATTGGACGGAAAAGAAAATGGTTTACAATATCTGACGCATTGATACAATTGGCACAACACAAACCCGTCCAACGGTCATATATTCACAGTCTACGTAATACAAATCCACGACGTGGTGCATCAACAAACCCAACACCGCTTCATCCTCATTCTCTGCCTACTCCGATTCAGCTTGTAACCAATTCAACTTCTGATCCTCATCTCAGTAAACATAgctaa